Below is a genomic region from Streptococcus salivarius.
AGTTGTTATCGGTGGTGGTATCAGTAGGCAAGGTACTTTAATAGAAGGAGTATGCAATGCCTATGAGGAGTTATTTAAGGATAAGTCTGAATTAGGTCTTGAGCCTATGACTATTCAAGCTTGTCATTTCCATAACGATAGTAACCTACTAGGAGCGGCGTCTTATTTTGCCTCTGAAATTGATTTGTAATCACGGAAGTTCCATAATGGAGCTTTTTTCTTTTCTGTTACGAATAATGAAAAGGAGGTATCTATATGAATAATTTTGAACTTTTTAAACTTAAAGCCGCTGGGTTGACGAATTTAAATATCTTAAATATTTTGGACTATCAAAAGACTCAAGATAGAAAATTGAGTTTACGTGATATGGCAGTGGTATCCAAGTCTAAAAATGCCGTTCTTTTTATGGAAAAATACAAGAGTTTAGATATTAAGCAACTCAAAGAACAATTCGACCATTTTCCTACGTTATCGATTTTTGATAAAGAATATCCCATTGAGCTGAAGCATACCTATAATCCTCCTGTCCTCCTTTATTATCAGGGGAATCTTGATTTACTGAGTAAACCAAAGCTAGCTGTTGTTGGGGCAAGAAAGTGTTCTGAAACAGGCAAACAGTCTGTCCGTAAAATTGTTAGTGAACTTGGGAATCACTTTACTATTGTGAGTGGATTGGCGCGTGGGATTGATACTTGTGCGCATATGGAGGCCTTGAAAAATAAGGGAAACACTATTGCAGTTATCGGGACAGGACTTGATGTTTATTATCCTAAAGAAAATAAAGCTTTGCAGGACTATATGGCCAAAAATCATTTAGTTCTTACAGAATATGGACCAGGTGAGCAGCCTCTCAAGTACCACTTTCCTGAACGCAATCGGATTATTTCTGGATTGTGTCAAGGAGTTATGGTTGTAGAAGCTAAGCTTCGCTCAGGAAGTCTGATTACTTGTGAGCGTGCCATGGAAGAAGGTAGAGATGTTTTTGCTATTCCAGGAAATATTTTAGATGGAAAGTCAGATGGATGCCATCACTTAATTCAGGAGGGTGCAAAGTGCATTACGACAGGGTTTGACATCCTTTCAGAGTTTTCTTGAAAATCAAACTTCTCCTATAGAGATAAAGTTTTTTATTGACAGTTAAAGAAAAGGAAGGTATCATGTTAGTTGCTCGGTCCAAGATGTTTCATTTTTTAATGTCTTGTGACTAGATTTTAGACAGATTAGTGGCGCAGCCAGTTTATAACATTATAAGGAAATAGTCTATGGCGACAGCAACGACAACAAAAACGAAAACTAAAACAACAAAGAAAACGACAGCCAAAAAGGCGACTAAAAAGAGAGCGACACCAAAGAAAAATTTGGTCATCGTGGAGTCTCCTGCTAAAGCGAAAACGATTGAGAAGTATCTTGGCCGCAACTATAAAGTTGTAGCCTCTGTTGGGCATATTCGTGATTTGAAAAAATCAAGTATGTCTATTGATTTTGAAAACAACTACGAACCTCAGTACATTAATATTCGTGGTAAGGGACCTCTTATCAATGAATTGAAGAAAGAAGCTAAAAAAGCCAAGCAAGTCTTTCTCGCAAGTGACCCGGACCGTGAAGGGGAAGCCATTTCATGGCATTTGTCACATATTCTTGGATTAGAGCCAGATGATAAGAATCGTGTCGTTTTTAACGAAATCACTAAAGATGCAGTAAAAAATGCCTTTGTAGAGCCACGCGCCATTGACATGGACTTGGTAGATGCTCAGCAAGCTCGTCGTGTCTTGGACCGTATTGTGGGTTACTCTATTTCACCGCTTCTATGGAAGAAGGTTAAGAAAGGTCTTTCTGCAGGTCGTGTACAATCAGTAGCGCTTAAGCTTATTATTGACCGTGAAAATGAAATTAAGGCCTTTAAACCAGAAGAATACTGGACTATTGATGGTGCCTTTAAGAAGGGTGCTAAGAAGTTTCAGGCTAGCTTCTATGGCTTAGATGGTAAAAAGCTTAAGCTCAACAATAATGAGGATGTTCAAGCCGTTCTCTCTCGTATCACAAGTGATGACTTTAACGTAGATAAAGTAGAGAAAAAAGAACGCCGTCGTAATGCGCCATTGCCATATACAACTTCATCTCTCCAACAGGATGCTGCTAATAAGATTAACTTCCGAACACGTAAGACCATGATGGTTGCTCAACAGTTGTATGAAGGAATTAATTTGGGTTCAGGAGCTCAAGGTTTGATTACCTATATGCGTACGGACTCTACACGTATCAGTCCAGTGGCACAAAACCAGGCTGCTGAATTTATTACAGAACGCTTTGGTTCTAAGTATTCAAAACATGGCAGCAAGGTGAAAAATAGTTCGGGAGCACAAGACGCCCATGAGGCTATTCGTCCGTCAAATGTTTTCCAAACACCAGAAAGCATCGCTAAGTATTTGGATAAGGATCAGCTTAAGCTCTATACTCTTATCTGGAATCGTTTTGTAGCGAGTCAAATGACAGCTGCAGTATTTGATACGATGAAGGTGACCTTGTCTCAAAACGGAGTCATTTTCACTGCAAATGGTAGCCAAATCAAGTTCGATGGTTATATGGCCGTTTACAACGATTCTGATAAGAACAAAATGCTTCCTGATATGGCAGAAGGTGATACGGTTAAGAAGGTTGTGACAACGCCTGAACAACACTTCACGCAACCACCTGCCCGCTATTCTGAAGCGACTCTGATTAAGACGCTGGAAGAAAATGGTGTTGGTCGTCCGTCAACTTATGCACCGACACTTGATGTTATTCAACGTCGTTACTATGTTAAATTAGTAGCTAAACGTTTTGAACCAACAGAACTTGGTGAAATCGTTAATAGCTTAATCGTCGAATTCTTCCCTGACATCGTGGATGTTAAATTCACTGCCGAGATGGAAGGAAAACTCGATAAAGTTGAAATCGGTAAAGAGCAGTGGCAAAAGGTTATTGATGAGTTCTTCAAACCTTTCCAAAAAGAATTGGAAAAAGCTGAAGAAGGTATTGAAAAAATCCAAATCAAGGATGAGCCAGCTGGTTTTGATTGTGACCTCTGTGGTCACCCAATGGTCATCAAACTTGGTCGATATGGTAAGTTTTATGCATGTAGTAACTTCCCAGATTGTCACAATACTAAAGCCATAACCAAAGAAATTGGCGTTACTTGTCCAACCTGTGGTAAAGGTCAGGTCATCGAACGTAAGACAAAACGAAATCGTGTCTTCTATGGTTGTGATCGCTATCCTGACTGTGAATTTACATCGTGGGATATCCCTGTTGGACGTAACTGTCCTAAATCAGGCGATTATCTTGTCGAGAAGAAAGTCCGTGGTGGCGGCAAGCAAGTTATCTGTAGTAACGAAGAGTGTGACTACAAAGAATCTATTGTTAAATAAAAAGAAAGCTATCTCAAGTTAAGTCCTGAGATAGTTTTTTTGTATTTTATCAAAAAACTGATACTTTCCTTAAATTTGTTTTTTATACTAAGGATGGAAAGAAAGGAGATTAAGTGGTTTTCTGATATTAGATAAATATAAGCTTATATTGAAAACAGAACTATTCTAAAAGAGGTGTACAAATGCAAATAACTGTTAAACAACTTTCAAAATCCTACAAAGATAAGACTATTTTAGACAACATCACATTTACAATTGAATCTGGAACAGTTTCTGGTCTATTAGGAGTAAATGGTGCTGGTAAGTCAACTCTGATGAAAATTCTTTTTGGTTTAGTCCAAAAAAGTAGTGGAGAAATTCGATTTGATGGATCATCCAAAAACAAACATTTATTAGGTGCATTAATCGAAGCACCTGCAATTTATCACAATCTTTCAGCTTTTGATAATCTAAAAACAAAAGCGTTGTTATATGATATTCCTGATTCCAAAATTTTTGAAACCTTAGAAATAATTGGACTTTCAAATACTGGAAAGAAAAAAGCCGGTAAATTTTCATTAGGTATGAAGCAGCGACTTGGGATTGGTATGGCTATTTTAACTGATCCCCAATTTTTAATTCTAGATGAGCCTACTAATGGACTTGATCCTGATGGAATTAATGAACTGCTAGACCTTATTCGTTCCTTAAAAGCAGAAGGAATGACAATTCTAGTTTCCAGTCATCAACTTCTAGAAATTAGTAAGGTTGCTGATCATATTCTTATTCTCGATAAAGGTAAGATTCAATATGATGGTGAAAACAAAAATGTAGATAGTCTTGAGAGACTCTTCTTTAAAATTGTTCATGGGGGTTAGTGATATGCAAAAGATATTCTATTCGGAATTGCTCAAATTACGACATTTAGGAACTACTAAATTCTTAATCATCATACCATTTTTAACCGTTCTTATAGCCTTTTTAATGGGAGGGTTACAGATTTTTGTTCCTTTCTCGGTTTATTGGTGGGAAGCTATCTTTTTATATCTTGTAAATGGTCTTTTGTTTATAGTCGATAGACGTTTAGAAGACCAGGCTGGGCATTTTCAAAATGTTACAAATGGATATTTCACTTGGAAAATTATCTTGATGAAAATGGTGCTTATAGGAATGAGGACATTGATTTCTAGTTTATTCTTACTTGCTTTCCTCAGTCTCGTTGCATTTATTTACACAGGTTTTATTCCAATAAATATTCCTAAAACAGCTATTTCCTTAATCTTAATTTGGATGACAACTTTATGGAACATTCCTTTACTTTACCTAATGTCTAAATACATGAGTCAATTCATCCTATTAGTTCTTAATACATTGGTTTGTCTTTTAATAGCACCCTTTATTGCTCAGAGTCCACTTTGGTTCGTTTTCCCCTATACTTATCACTATAAAATAGCTCAATTTTTATTAAATCTTAAACCATCGGGGGATATTATTGTAAATACGAATCATACTAGCATTCTTCAAGTGTTACTTACGATGATACTATCAATAGTAGTGACATTGTTTTTATCTTTTTCACTTCAAAGGAGGCAATTAAATGCTAAGGAGTGAGTTACTAAAATTTAAGAATACTTTCGGTCTTTATCTTATTCTCAGTTTTGCTGTCTTAGAGATCATTACAATTCCAATGTATGTGAGCTTCGTTCCTAATGGTTTTTCTCTAACTAATTTAGCCATATTATCTTTTTTATGCTATCCGCTATTGACATCATTTTTGTCAATTTTAGGGATTGAACAAGAAAAACACGCTAATCATTATCAAGAAATATCGAGTTATCCTAAGCAAAGACGTTTATGGTTGGCTAAACTTTTAATATCAGACATAGTCCTTAGCCTACCTTCTTTATTCAGTTGGCTTATCATAAACCTCCTTCTTATGAATAGTGTTAATGGATTTGTAGTAAGTCTATCAAGTTGGATGTTAATAGTCTTTCTTAATCATTTTCACTACTTTATACAAGTGAGTCTGAACAGTGTTAGTAATATTATAATCTCTATGGTTGAAATTATTTTTATTATTTTTGCTAGTAATAAAGTTTTCTTGTCTACTCATTGGCTTCCTATTGCTTTACCTTTCAATAGCCTTATCCTTAGTGATTGGAGCCAACTCAATTCCCTTCCTTTATGGATTGTTGGGGTGACTTTGTTATTTATATGTTTAATAGATTATAGAACCAAAAAATAATATAAGAAATAACATAGATAGTGTATTAGTCTTTCGTGGTTATCCTAAAATTTGGTTAGTAGTTTGTCGGAAAAGTAAACTATGTTAGTTAATTTGTTTTTTATACTAAGGATGAAAAGAAAGGAGAGTTATTATGAAACGTTTTAGTCTATCAGGTTTCCAACTCAAATATATAGCCCTAATTACTATGGTATTCGACCATATTCAATATTTTTTTGAATATACAGGAAAAATACCCATTTGGTTTACTATGATTGGGAGATTAGCGGCCCCCTTATTTCTATTTGCTGTGATTGAAGGTTTCGTCCATACACACAATCGAAAAAAATACTTCCTAAGGATTTATGCTTTAGCTATTTTGATGGGATTGATTCAGTTTGGATTTTATAATTTTTTACATCCTCTTGTAAGGCCAGATGGTTTCTTTCCACAAAATATGATGTTGTCATCATTCGTTATCTTGCTCGTTGCTCTTCAAGGTATCGCTTGGATTCAAGAAAGGAAATATCTAAAAGGAATCCCAACCTTACTTTTTCCAATATTACTCCCATTGCTAATGTTGCCTTTTTATCTGCTAAGTGTGAACAAACCTATGTTAGGTTTTCTACTTAAATTACTCAATTTTACAGTGCTACCAGTTCATACATTTATCAGCGATGGAGGAACGTGGTTACTTTTGACTGGTATCGCTATGTATCTTTGTCACAAGAATCTTAAGAAAGAAGTGCTTGCTTTTGTGAGTGTTAGTCTAGTTTGGGCACTAATAGCGATTGTTCTAAGTAGACCTTCTTTTCACGATTTAATGTTTAAATACATTGAATGGATGGAAATATTTGCAGCTCCCTTAATGCTTTGTTATAACGGTCAAAGAGGTAAAGGGTCAAAATATTTGTTCTATGTCTTTTACCCAACACATATTTATCTACTTTACGCCTTGTCAGTTATCTTCTATAGATGATATGATAAGGGTACTTTGTATGAAAGGAGAGGTTATGGCTCAGATACTTGTCGTTGATGATCAGGAAGATATTGTTCAATTTGTTGTAAAGGCTTTAGAGCTCCAAAATCATAAGGTGACGGGGCTTACAAGTGTTTTAGATTTGGATAAGAACTCGTTGCCACGGTTTGACTTGATTTTACTGGATATTATGATGCCTGATGTTGACGGTCTCCAGTTTTGTCATGACATTCGGGATCAGGTGGATTGTCCTATACTCTTTATTACAGCTAAAACACAAGAGGCAGATATTGTCCAGGGGTTGACTTATGGTGCAGATGATTATATTTGTAAGCCATTTGGGATTAAAGAACTTCAAGCGCGTGTGGCTGCTCACTTGAGACGTGAACATCGTGAGCGCCACCATAAGCTATTAATTGAAAATATTCAGTTTGATTTGTCTGCTCAGGAGCTTTATGTTGAGAATCAGTTGTTAGATTTGACTAGGTCAGAATATCGTATTTGTCAGTTTCTGGCTGAAAATAAGGGCCAAGTCTTTTCCAAAGAGCAAATCTACACGCATTTGTACGGCTATGAGGATAAAGGGAGTCCGACAGCAGTGGCTGAACATATCAAAAATATCCGTGCAAAGCTCAAAAATGTTGGGCAAAATCCTATTGAAACAGTCTGGGGGATTGGTTACAAGTGGCACTAATTAAAAAACGAGAACACTCTCTAAGAACAATCTTATTATCTTATGTCGTCAGTCTTACAGTTCTATCAGCAATCAGTAGCCTGCTTATTTTGTCTTTGTTCAGCTTGTCTTATCGTTTTGGCGTTGTGTTTCCAGCAAATCAGGTAGAAAGTGATTTGTCTGCTGTCAGGAATGAAATTGAAACTTCTAAGGTATTTAATCCAGATGTCTTGCCCGATGGTACTCGCTATGTCTTTTTGACTAGAGATTTTAAGCTTAAAAAGTCTAACATGCCAGTTAACTTGCAAGAAGAATCCTTACTAAATTACCAATTCAAGAATGCTCACGGTGGAATATACGGCTATTTTCAGTCTTTTGAACGGTCAGATGGCATAGTCATTGTCAATTATCAACTATCACCTCGGTACCGTAATGAGTGGATGAACCAGCATTTTCCCAATGCTGATCTATTGATGATTGGCTCAATGATGGTGTCTATCCTACTCATATTTATTACTTTAACTTTTTACTATGCTAGTAAATTGAGTCGAGAGTTGAGACCAATATTGAAGGCAACAGAGAAAATAGCAGAGCAAGACTTGGATTTTCAAACGTCCAAATCTAAAATTACTGAGTTTAACCAGGTTTTAAATGGTTTGGATCATATGCGAGTAGCACTTCGTGAGTCTTTGATGGAAAATTGGAAGTCAGAGCAAGATAAACAAAATCAGATTTCTGCCCTGACACATGATTTAAAGACACCACTGTCAGTCGCCCGCGGGAATGCAGAACTCTTAGCTATGACCTCCTTAGATGCAGAACAGACGGATTTGTTAGAGCATTTTCAAAAAGGGATTGCACAGGTTGATGCTTATGTGAGAGAGTTGTCTGAACTCAACAAAACGAGTTTGAAGAAAACCTTGACGCTTGAAGAAATTCCAGTTAAGGAATTTATTGAAGACATTTACGATCAAAGCTTGTCATTAGCTCAAACGAAACAAATCAATGTGGTATTTGACAAGAAGGAAATTGAGAAAGAAACCATAGGCAATTGGGACAGGTCCTTGTTGAATCGAGCTTTTATGAATATCGTTTCGAATGCGGTAGAGCATACGCCTAGTGGTAGTCAGTTGCTCTTAACTGCTAGGGTAGAAGATGATGAATTCAAGTTTATCTGCCTTGATTCTGGTCCTGGATTTTCCCTTGAATCACTTGAAAAGGCCACTCAGCTCTTTTATCAAGAGGATAAAAGTAGACAGAGCCGCAATCATAGTGGACTTGGTCTGACTATTGCTAATGATATTATTCGCTTACACCACGGTAGTCTTTCTCTTTCAAATGACAATGGCACAGGTGGTGCTAGAGTGACTATCATTTTACCCCTTTAAATACAGATGACTCCTAGTCGCCAGATGAGGAGTTTTTTGCTATACTACTAAGAGTAAAATGAAGAAAGATTTGTGGGGGCAGGATTCTATCTTGTTCCCGAAGAGGTATTAGTGTCATGTCTCAATCAAAAGCAGATTATATTAACGTGATTGGAGCTGGTTTGGCCGGATCCGAGGCGGCTTATCAGATTGCCAAACGTGGTATTCCAGTAAAACTTTATGAAATGCGTGGGGTCAAAGCAACACCACAGCATAAGACAACAAATTTTGCAGAATTGGTTTGCTCTAACTCTTTCCGTGGAGATAGTTTGACCAATGCTGTTGGGCTTCTTAAAGAAGAAATGCGTCGCTTGGACTCTATCATTATGCGTAATGGAGAAGCTCACCGTGTGCCAGCTGGTGGTGCCATGGCGGTGGACCGTGAAGGTTATGCAGAAGCTGTTACAGCGGAAATTGAAAATCATCCATTAATTGAAGTTATCCGTGAAGAAATCACAGAAATTCCTGATGATGCCATTACAGTTATTGCCTCAGGACC
It encodes:
- the dprA gene encoding DNA-processing protein DprA; amino-acid sequence: MNNFELFKLKAAGLTNLNILNILDYQKTQDRKLSLRDMAVVSKSKNAVLFMEKYKSLDIKQLKEQFDHFPTLSIFDKEYPIELKHTYNPPVLLYYQGNLDLLSKPKLAVVGARKCSETGKQSVRKIVSELGNHFTIVSGLARGIDTCAHMEALKNKGNTIAVIGTGLDVYYPKENKALQDYMAKNHLVLTEYGPGEQPLKYHFPERNRIISGLCQGVMVVEAKLRSGSLITCERAMEEGRDVFAIPGNILDGKSDGCHHLIQEGAKCITTGFDILSEFS
- the topA gene encoding type I DNA topoisomerase; the protein is MATATTTKTKTKTTKKTTAKKATKKRATPKKNLVIVESPAKAKTIEKYLGRNYKVVASVGHIRDLKKSSMSIDFENNYEPQYINIRGKGPLINELKKEAKKAKQVFLASDPDREGEAISWHLSHILGLEPDDKNRVVFNEITKDAVKNAFVEPRAIDMDLVDAQQARRVLDRIVGYSISPLLWKKVKKGLSAGRVQSVALKLIIDRENEIKAFKPEEYWTIDGAFKKGAKKFQASFYGLDGKKLKLNNNEDVQAVLSRITSDDFNVDKVEKKERRRNAPLPYTTSSLQQDAANKINFRTRKTMMVAQQLYEGINLGSGAQGLITYMRTDSTRISPVAQNQAAEFITERFGSKYSKHGSKVKNSSGAQDAHEAIRPSNVFQTPESIAKYLDKDQLKLYTLIWNRFVASQMTAAVFDTMKVTLSQNGVIFTANGSQIKFDGYMAVYNDSDKNKMLPDMAEGDTVKKVVTTPEQHFTQPPARYSEATLIKTLEENGVGRPSTYAPTLDVIQRRYYVKLVAKRFEPTELGEIVNSLIVEFFPDIVDVKFTAEMEGKLDKVEIGKEQWQKVIDEFFKPFQKELEKAEEGIEKIQIKDEPAGFDCDLCGHPMVIKLGRYGKFYACSNFPDCHNTKAITKEIGVTCPTCGKGQVIERKTKRNRVFYGCDRYPDCEFTSWDIPVGRNCPKSGDYLVEKKVRGGGKQVICSNEECDYKESIVK
- a CDS encoding ABC transporter ATP-binding protein, with the protein product MQITVKQLSKSYKDKTILDNITFTIESGTVSGLLGVNGAGKSTLMKILFGLVQKSSGEIRFDGSSKNKHLLGALIEAPAIYHNLSAFDNLKTKALLYDIPDSKIFETLEIIGLSNTGKKKAGKFSLGMKQRLGIGMAILTDPQFLILDEPTNGLDPDGINELLDLIRSLKAEGMTILVSSHQLLEISKVADHILILDKGKIQYDGENKNVDSLERLFFKIVHGG
- a CDS encoding lantibiotic ABC transporter permease — translated: MQKIFYSELLKLRHLGTTKFLIIIPFLTVLIAFLMGGLQIFVPFSVYWWEAIFLYLVNGLLFIVDRRLEDQAGHFQNVTNGYFTWKIILMKMVLIGMRTLISSLFLLAFLSLVAFIYTGFIPINIPKTAISLILIWMTTLWNIPLLYLMSKYMSQFILLVLNTLVCLLIAPFIAQSPLWFVFPYTYHYKIAQFLLNLKPSGDIIVNTNHTSILQVLLTMILSIVVTLFLSFSLQRRQLNAKE
- a CDS encoding TraX family protein, giving the protein MKRFSLSGFQLKYIALITMVFDHIQYFFEYTGKIPIWFTMIGRLAAPLFLFAVIEGFVHTHNRKKYFLRIYALAILMGLIQFGFYNFLHPLVRPDGFFPQNMMLSSFVILLVALQGIAWIQERKYLKGIPTLLFPILLPLLMLPFYLLSVNKPMLGFLLKLLNFTVLPVHTFISDGGTWLLLTGIAMYLCHKNLKKEVLAFVSVSLVWALIAIVLSRPSFHDLMFKYIEWMEIFAAPLMLCYNGQRGKGSKYLFYVFYPTHIYLLYALSVIFYR
- a CDS encoding response regulator transcription factor — its product is MAQILVVDDQEDIVQFVVKALELQNHKVTGLTSVLDLDKNSLPRFDLILLDIMMPDVDGLQFCHDIRDQVDCPILFITAKTQEADIVQGLTYGADDYICKPFGIKELQARVAAHLRREHRERHHKLLIENIQFDLSAQELYVENQLLDLTRSEYRICQFLAENKGQVFSKEQIYTHLYGYEDKGSPTAVAEHIKNIRAKLKNVGQNPIETVWGIGYKWH
- a CDS encoding sensor histidine kinase; this translates as MALIKKREHSLRTILLSYVVSLTVLSAISSLLILSLFSLSYRFGVVFPANQVESDLSAVRNEIETSKVFNPDVLPDGTRYVFLTRDFKLKKSNMPVNLQEESLLNYQFKNAHGGIYGYFQSFERSDGIVIVNYQLSPRYRNEWMNQHFPNADLLMIGSMMVSILLIFITLTFYYASKLSRELRPILKATEKIAEQDLDFQTSKSKITEFNQVLNGLDHMRVALRESLMENWKSEQDKQNQISALTHDLKTPLSVARGNAELLAMTSLDAEQTDLLEHFQKGIAQVDAYVRELSELNKTSLKKTLTLEEIPVKEFIEDIYDQSLSLAQTKQINVVFDKKEIEKETIGNWDRSLLNRAFMNIVSNAVEHTPSGSQLLLTARVEDDEFKFICLDSGPGFSLESLEKATQLFYQEDKSRQSRNHSGLGLTIANDIIRLHHGSLSLSNDNGTGGARVTIILPL